In a genomic window of Cataglyphis hispanica isolate Lineage 1 chromosome 18, ULB_Chis1_1.0, whole genome shotgun sequence:
- the LOC126856434 gene encoding putative nuclease HARBI1 → MALEYVLSSEDENFIEIKNRRPKKIRRRPSYFEEFDNIDFHARFRLSKKSVTIVLTEIEQEISHKTEQNHAISPMNQLLLTLRFYATGNHLLSVADFSGVSKTSSHRIIHRVTNAIARLRPRYIKFPMLAEEIKREQIKFFDIARFPRIIGCIDCTHIKIQSFGK, encoded by the exons ATGGCTTTAGAATATGTGTTATCTTCTGAAgacgaaaattttatagaaataaaaaatcgacgcccgaaaaaaataagaagacgACCATcatattttgaagaatttgataatattgattttcatgCGCGATTTCGTTTATCGAAGAAATCTGTTACTATAGTATTAACAGAAATTGAACAggaaatttctcataaaacaGAACA AAACCATGCCATATCTCCAATGAACCAACTCCTTCTAACATTGAGATTCTATGCAACTGGGAATCATTTACTATCAGTAGCAGATTTTTCAGGAGTGAGCAAAACAAGTTCTCACAGAATTATTCATCGAGTGACTAATGCTATTGCTCGTCTTCGACCAAGATACATAAAGTTTCCTATGCTTGctgaagaaataaagagagaacaaATCAAGTTTTTCGATATTGCACGATTCCCAAGAATAATAGGTTGCATAGATTGTACtcacataaaaatacaatcattTGGTAAGTAA